The following are encoded together in the Tamandua tetradactyla isolate mTamTet1 chromosome 14, mTamTet1.pri, whole genome shotgun sequence genome:
- the NFKBIA gene encoding NF-kappa-B inhibitor alpha, with translation MFQPAEHAQAWAMEGPRDGLKKERLLDDRHDSGLDSMKDEEYEQMVKELREIRLEPQEAPRGAEPWKQQLTEDGDSFLHLAIIHEEKALTVEVIRQVKGDLAFLNFQNNLQQTPLHLAVITNQPEIAEALLQAGCDPELRDFRGNTPLHLACEQGCLASVGVLTQSCQAQHLHSILQATNYNGHTCLHLASIHGYLGIVELLVSLGADVNAQEPCNGRTALHLAVDLQNPDLVSLLLKCGADVNRVTYQGYSPYQLTWGRPSTRIQQQLGQLTLENLQLLPESEDEESYDTESEFTEDELPYDDCVLGGQRLTL, from the exons ATGTTCCAGCCCGCCGAGCACGCCCAGGCGTGGGCCATGGAGGGCCCCCGGGACGGGCTGAAGAAGGAGCGGCTGCTGGACGACCGCCACGACAGCGGCCTGGACTCCATGAAGGACGAGGAGTACGAGCAGATGGTGAAGGAGCTGCGCGAGATCCGCCTCGAGCCTCAGGAGGCGCCGCGCGGGGCCGAGCCTTGGAAGCAGCAGCTCACGGAGGACGGAGACTC GTTCCTGCACTTGGCCATCATTCATGAAGAGAAGGCCCTGACGGTGGAAGTGATCCGCCAAGTGAAGGGGGACCTGGCGTTCCTCAACTTCCAGAACAACCTGCAGCAG actCCACTCCATTTGGCTGTGATCACTAACCAGCCAGAAATTGCTGAGGCTCTTTTGCAAGCTGGCTGTGATCCTGAGCTTCGAGACTTTCGAGGAAATACCCCCCTGCACCTTGCCTGTGAGCAGGGCTGCCTGGCCAGCGTGGGAGTCCTGACGCAGAGCTGCCAGGCCCAGCACCTCCACTCCATCCTGCAGGCCACCAACTACAATG GTCACACGTGTCTACACTTAGCCTCTATCCATGGCTACCTGGGCATCGTGGAGCTCTTGGTGTCTTTGGGTGCTGATGTCAATGCTCAG GAGCCCTGTAATGGCCGGACTGCCCTCCACCTTGCAGTGGACCTGCAGAATCCTGACTTGGTGTCCCTCTTGTTGAAGTGTGGGGCTGACGTCAACAGAGTTACCTACCAGGGTTACTCCCCCTACCAGCTCACCTGGGGCCGTCCAAGCACCCGGATACAGCAGCAGCTGGGCCAGCTGACCCTGGAGAACCTTCAGCTGCTGCCAGAGAGTGAAGATGAGGAGAGCTATGACACGGAGTCAGAGTTCACAGAGGACGAG CTGCCCTATGATGACTGTGTGCTTGGAGGCCAGCGGCTGACATTATAA